From the Lolium rigidum isolate FL_2022 chromosome 2, APGP_CSIRO_Lrig_0.1, whole genome shotgun sequence genome, one window contains:
- the LOC124687269 gene encoding cytochrome b-c1 complex subunit 6-like produces the protein MEDEEASDPKALLEAQTKAKCVRQWYLYKDCVKRIADDETGHKHCTGQYFDYWKCVDKHVAEKLFDRLK, from the exons AT GGAGGATGAGGAGGCATCTGACCCAAAGGCGCTCCTAGAGGCTCAGACGAAGGCTAAGTGTGTCCGCCAGTGGTATCTCTATAAG GACTGCGTGAAGAGAATTGCAGATGATGAGACTGGGCACAAGCACTGTACTGGCCAATACTTCGATTACTGGAAATGCGTGGACAAGCAT GTTGCTGAGAAGCTCTTTGATAGGTTAAAGTGA